Proteins encoded in a region of the Trypanosoma brucei gambiense DAL972 chromosome 6, complete sequence genome:
- a CDS encoding tRNA modification enzyme, putative codes for MKRNSAREGDIEDFFCNSSLSAPRGNCAQNVNSRRRRVVREDYGPGIPGNATIFVHTFGCGHNVSDGEYMAGQLVESGYNVTDEFGQADAYLLNSCTVKNPSEEHFVSMMNRVRDTGKPLIVAGCVPQADPTNKQWGDVSVVGVRSIDRVSYVVQEALQGNCVRLLGETEDQRQSNDSNELPALDLPKVRRNKYIEIIPISVGCLNNCTYCKTKQARGDLRSYPVEVIVDRVREVVRDGVKEIRLTSEDSGAYGIDIGTDVVYLLQAVAVELEGTDVMLRVGMSNPPYLLRHVDGFATVLKHPNVYEFVHIPVQSGSDSILQTMLREYTVEEFFMCIDSIRAAVPKATVATDIICAFPGEGESEWQETMELCKRAKFEVINITRFYPRRNTPAAAMKQIPTDVAKHRTTELTNFFNSYRTFDSMVGEVHNVTLLETAHDKHHLVGHTKNYVQVLVDPAQARMGESVVVVITSATKYSVMGRVLRSRWERLSADAVGFATAPFRTRKGRIASALLMATAVGTVLLYWSSTRRRRCK; via the coding sequence ATGAAGAGAAACAGTGCGCGGGAGGGAGATATCGAGGatttcttctgcaacagtTCCTTAAGTGCTCCTCGAGGGAACTGCGCACAAAATGTTAACAGTCGACGTCGTCGTGTCGTTCGCGAGGACTACGGGCCAGGGATCCCTGGAAATGCCACTATTTTTGTTCATACGTTTGGTTGCGGCCACAATGTAAGTGACGGTGAGTATATGGCTGGACAACTTGTGGAATCGGGGTACAACGTCACCGACGAATTTGGGCAAGCTGACGCCTATCTTCTTAATTCCTGCACCGTCAAGAACCCAAGTGAGGAACATTTTGTCAGTATGATGAATCGTGTGCGAGACACCGGGAAACCACTTATTGTCGCCGGTTGTGTCCCACAGGCGGAccccacaaacaaacaatgggGAGACGTAAGTGTTGTTGGTGTCAGAAGCATTGACCGCGTTAGTTATGTTGTTCAGGAGGCGTTGCAAGGTAACTGCGTGCGTTTGCTAGGTGAAACGGAGGACCAACGACAGTCGAATGATTCTAATGAACTCCCAGCGCTTGACCTTCCTAAGGTTCGTCGGAATAAATACATCGAAATTATTCCCATTAGTGTGGGCTGCTTAAATAACTGTACGTAttgcaaaacaaagcaagcTCGGGGGGACTTGCGGAGCTACCCGGTGGAGGTGATTGTCGATAGGGTGCGAGAAGTGGTGAGGGATGGTGTGAAGGAAATCAGACTTACATCAGAGGACTCGGGTGCCTACGGTATTGATATAGGTACGGATGTAGTTTATTTACTACAGGCCGTTGCGGTAGAGTTGGAGGGAACTGATGTGATGCTGCGTGTTGGTATGAGTAATCCACCTTACCTGTTGAGACATGTCGATGGCTTTGCGACTGTTCTGAAGCATCCAAACGTGTACGAGTTCGTTCATATCCCTGTGCAATCCGGTTCTGACAGCATTCTTCAAACCATGCTACGTGAGTATACTGTTGAAGAGTTCTTTATGTGCATCGATAGTATCCGCGCTGCAGTTCCGAAGGCTACAGTCGCCACCGACATTATTTGTGCCTTTCCCGGTGAGGGCGAATCAGAATGGCAGGAAACGATGGAACTATGCAAGAGAGCTAAGTTCGAAGTGATAAACATCACACGTTTCTACCCACGGCGGAACACCCCAGCGGCAGCCATGAAGCAGATCCCAACAGATGTTGCTAAACATCGTACCACAGAGTTAACTAACTTCTTCAATTCTTATCGTACGTTCGATTCGATGGTTGGTGAGGTGCACAACGTTACGCTACTAGAAACCGCACACGACAAGCACCATCTAGTTGGACATACGAAAAACTACGTTCAAGTACTTGTTGATCCTGCGCAAGCACGGATGGGGGAGAGCGTGGTAGTGGTCATTACATCAGCAACAAAGTACAGTGTGATGGGTCGGGTGTTGCGCAGCCGGTGGGAGCGCCTTTCAGCAGATGCAGTGGGATTCGCTACTGCTCCATTTAGAACCCGGAAAGGCCGGATTGCCTCTGCTTTGTTGATGGCAACAGCTGTGGGAACTGTGTTGCTTTACTGGTCGTCTACGCGCCGCAGGCGGTGCAAATAG
- a CDS encoding zinc finger protein yields the protein MHISTPTLSDVRSENSLSFSGSRNGRRGVDASKFRTQPCRNYRFGAHCSFGSRCAFSHGEKPDLPPPPPYSAAVQNEMVLPPAYASRFRHDPYSFYSVRLED from the coding sequence ATGCACATTTCAACACCCACTCTTTCCGACGTGCGGTCAGAAAACAGCCTCAGCTTCAGTGGCTCACGTAATGGACGCAGGGGTGTTGACGCCAGCAAATTCCGCACGCAACCGTGCCGTAATTATCGGTTCGGTGCGCATTGCTCGTTTGGGTCCCGTTGCGCCTTTTCACATGGTGAGAAACCCGACCTTCCGCCACCACCTCCATACAGCGCTGCTGTGCAAAATGAAATGGTTCTCCCACCCGCTTATGCCTCACGCTTCCGCCATGATCCGTACAGTTTTTACAGCGTAAGGTTGGAGGATTGA
- a CDS encoding endosomal trafficking protein RME-8, putative: MENHPTESVADVPTGKEGERQPVDDYIARHTVIKSSWKGKYMRIFCVGRKELATINPQSIFRVTNRWDYGSQLIDVTPHPNNQTDFAITTVGKGKSEVMNFSCSTSLERSELLTDVQRYRALIDMKYRSQLDSLSFVCQKYCFNERKRPCRLRVTSVSVEQINEEGVVVGEYLFVHIRGITSIQDNPSSLVILYGPLMKAHLYEVANPKVIREHIADFSKRFVGLPPLNAVPEMSPHIFKTSRLGVEANLLIPTAQFPVMKLSVKHNNIPVRRALVTTRDHLQELDPETYNTVSLFSFTSIHSLVRCDWDDQRFIIQFAVPMMSKVYTSPMRDALLSHLVDCCRSAQNHNMHVVATTVDRGKRTAPLRALVSQEVESTLLNCIIDPNNSGGGVVLSLTDIVQFFNANVDHCGPRFSENSDGLFAENREKMIFSALMLLLENFPKNGNPLEFAQHFYALRRLCVTRTGFSSAAIVPSLVKCIESACEEAIKMSNVTVFHAMIDFINVLMVPHHDHYEVTHEEANKNRILGNEGFMNHILRMLRDYSAADNASLIIQALLNFFVYALCPPFCDTTDSKLFHAVMKQLVDVAGSELFSLLQYSCDTTSYSAGQLIRAILEEGTPEQFTAMQRASLSEGGILKQLHEAIFGTKREVRDLARRLIAYWAYQNSDMQDLLRCIVPPAFLYFLQSREEPPEDEMEKGPTKNVVAMSGDHWESKNGWFKKRFHPSDVLSRVSGSHTTTQAAFRPAQTRPRNVRVKPTLNWNMMFYQLKQDHLRPDLIWNHTTRNELREALETEMQALKAGMEMRRDKVIAWNYREFELRYPSLEDELKVGDHYLRLLFDSKKPVVAKPKDFFTDVYHRFLLSQDQKIQLECLNAMSILYEHYYGAIGHFNDIGHLVNLLKSTLCPLFRDQLLLFMLQVLRNRQNVKLFLGCDGLKILVELLPIAHLHVDRPQIHCSTNAIECGGESSVDLRDQEKEWYYIKDGEKRDPVSYAKLEQMYKDGTVNNSTKVWAQGLSGWLPIKDVHQLRWGLVASGSNKMLNFTEVSCVVLDILQLLCTHYPSRDENGAVMYPIPQVKRFLSGPQVLPHVVQLLLTFEPTICSRVHTLLYSLMDENPHMPQFFLTGVFFFTLMYTGSDVIPLCRLLHLSHCKQSVHQQSGNNDIVRSSVLSAMLPPALVCFLTAHGPERFADIWLGEYETPEAIWNNNMRRYLMEKIAGHIADFTPRLFSNIRAIYQYCPIVGIVYEQLKRELFCSQYYLRHLCDELRYPNWPIADPISLLREVLIAWQCELEKKPSGLSREGCLAELGITEATGATQQTVRKAYFKLAAKYHPDKNPDGRDKFERIQVAYEFLASDTLESSEPDPNNIDLLLRTQSILYKRHAETLSRYKYAGYSLLLKLVKMEYEDPNMLHKDTVLMVPAMELCYHTVRNVSLNADELQEEGGIALLSAVMQRCSETLTPAATDDLTQVKILCNTMLTFSVAAKFPESRSRIHLEPTICHFAAKGIAYDKALALSRACIQTCRELCVDDVLQERVIQHGAMWHLLLLLFRYDSTLVQSGIEMQEENHTQLFANRAAVYALQALYAMAGIVPSEDYLNTPSNAKVFTALKRLLTPFIIQKMSKLPGAEEEILKMLNTNHETPYLLWNNETREQLLEIVGSNSEKCFNGVMVTHDLPFNIDERFIYKLHKDELIVGDLFVRIYNEQSNYPIEEPAAFCSALMAYLQAQIGKNSSDGVLMVVEAAKNLVVAYQTADVATVLERYVAILLKLLSYKDTAITIKSSELLEKVTFHRNCLEAMCRVDTAVTEVLLAMVRDGVAVERCCLAFLNVALPECAFVQQAFDRGLYVLLLRIIATTTNPECRNDACLALVKISTNKLWGPKATLHILKLLPYAILDTMKENPVAACQLLDTYQETPELVWTKERRARFVDNCTTYQEEIAALLQRSPSATWSLPESIMVENIDELQVGGVYLKRYLSQSGWVVRKPKEFLSALLGRFAEECGRSAGERNAEILTLVADSALTLLRTTSSMVDHIVSLGYAQKLFTLMESPEDVVSENALKLVREECGSPVCVESLANFDLIASLLAYQRSHPSQLPILMDMLCRLFSRPSSRVNILRLALQNQLVQRLLEWLENGLTPEVCGDQAPAAVRALIIKVLKAIADLKDPIHGQRVEEILSASPVWAKYKEQSHDLFLSGPRVGGYLENTHRNNHQQQLLSITLASTSAVGNDDEPPPI; the protein is encoded by the coding sequence ATGGAAAATCATCCAACAGAGTCCGTAGCCGATGTCCCAACTGGCAAGGAGGGGGAGCGTCAACCAGTGGATGACTACATTGCTCGTCACACAGTGATTAAGAGTTCgtggaagggaaaatacATGCGCATATTTTGCGTTGGTCGCAAGGAACTTGCCACAATAAATCCTCAGAGCATATTCCGTGTGACAAACAGGTGGGACTACGGATCGCAACTCATCGACGTCACACCTCACCCAAACAACCAGACAGATTTTGCTATAACTACCGTTGGCAAAGGAAAGTCGGAAGTGATGAACTTTAGCTGCAGCACATCTTTGGAGCGATCCGAGTTGCTTACGGATGTTCAACGGTACCGTGCACTCATCGACATGAAGTACCGCAGCCAGCTAGACtcactttcctttgtttgcCAGAAATACTGCTttaatgaaagaaaaaggcctTGCCGACTTCGCGTTACATCTGTGTCGGTGGAACAAATTAATGAGGAGGGGGTCGTTGTTGGCGAGTATCTTTTCGTGCACATAAGAGGGATCACCTCCATTCAAGATAACCCATCAAGTCTCGTAATACTTTATGGTCCCTTGATGAAAGCCCACCTTTATGAAGTTGCAAACCCGAAGGTCATCCGTGAGCATATTGCGGACTTCTCCAAACGGTTTGTTGGTCTTCCTCCCCTAAACGCCGTTCCCGAGATGAGTCCGCACATATTCAAAACGAGTCGTCTGGGTGTGGAGGCCAACCTCCTCATACCGACAGCTCAGTTTCCGGTCATGAAACTCAGTGTAAAGCATAACAACATACCGGTGCGTCGCGCACTAGTTACAACACGAGATCATCTGCAAGAGCTGGACCCCGAGACGTATAATACAGTGAGTCTATTTTCATTCACCAGCATTCACTCGCTTGTACGTTGCGACTGGGATGACCAACGGTTTATTATCCAATTCGCGGTGCCGATGATGAGCAAAGTGTATACCTCACCCATGCGAGATGCACTTTTGTCTCATCTTGTGGACTGCTGCCGCTCCGCACAGAACCATAATATGCATGTCGTCGCAACCACCGTGGACCGCGGCAAACGGACTGCACCGCTACGCGCACTGGTCTCACAAGAGGTTGAGAGTACTCTTCTCAATTGTATTATTGATCCAAACAACAGTGGGGGAGGAGTCGTCCTTTCACTAACTGATATTGTGCAGTTTTTTAATGCCAATGTGGATCATTGTGGGCCACGTTTCTCCGAGAACAGTGATGGGTTGTTCGCGGAAAACCGGGAGAAGATGATCTTCAGTGCGTTAATGTTATTGCTGGAGAATTTCCCTAAAAACGGAAATCCCTTGGAGTTCGCTCAGCATTTTTATGCCCTCCGCCGGCTGTGCGTGACGCGCACAGGATTTAGTTCTGCAGCGATTGTTCCTTCCCTTGTCAAGTGTATTGAATCAGCCTGCGAAGAAGCCATAAAAATGAGCAATGTCACTGTTTTTCATGCAATGATCGACTTCATTAACGTATTGATGGTACCTCATCATGACCACTACGAGGTGACCCATGAGGAGGCAAATAAGAACCGAATTTTGGGTAATGAAGGTTTCATGAACCACATTTTACGAATGCTAAGGGACTATTCTGCGGCTGATAATGCTTCACTTATCATTCAGGCGCTGCTCAACTTCTTTGTGTACGCCTTATGTCCACCATTCTGTGATACGACAGATTCTAAGTTGTTTCATGCTGTTATGAAGCAACTTGTTGATGTTGCCGGGAGTGaattgttttcgttgttgcaGTACAGTTGTGACACCACTAGTTACAGTGCGGGTCAACTGATACGCGCTATTCTCGAGGAAGGAACGCCTGAACAATTTACCGCCATGCAGAGGGCATCACTTAGCGAAGGTGGAATACTCAAGCAGCTACATGAAGCAATTTTCGGGACGAAGCGCGAGGTGCGTGACCTGGCGCGCAGACTTATTGCTTACTGGGCGTATCAGAATTCCGATATGCAGGACCTCCTGCGCTGCATAGTTCCACCtgcatttttgtattttctgcAATCTCGGGAAGAACCGCCGGAGGACGAGATGGAAAAGGGACCCACAAAAAATGTTGTTGCCATGTCTGGCGACCACTGGGAATCCAAAAACGGTTGGTTTAAAAAGCGCTTTCACCCAAGTGACGTTCTTTCGCGTGTGTCGGGGAGCCATACGACGACGCAAGCGGCATTTCGTCCGGCGCAAACTCGACCACGAAATGTGCGCGTTAAACCTACGCTTAACTGGAACATGATGTTTTACCAGTTGAAACAAGACCACCTTCGACCGGATCTCATTTGGAACCATACAACACGCAATGAATTACGAGAGGCGCTGGAAACTGAAATGCAGGCCCTCAAGGCGGGCATGGAGATGCGCCGCGACAAGGTTATTGCGTGGAACTACCGTGAATTTGAGTTGCGGTACCCCAGTCTTGAAGACGAACTGAAGGTTGGAGATCATTACCTACGGTTGCTTTTTGATTCCAAGAAACCGGTCGTTGCGAAGCCAAAGGATTTCTTCACGGATGTGTACCATCGCTTTCTGCTTTCACAGGATCAAAAAATTCAGTTGGAATGTTTGAATGCCATGTCTATTCTCTACGAGCACTACTACGGGGCTATTGGACACTTTAACGACATAGGACACTTGGTAAATTTGCTGAAATCGACCCTTTGTCCACTGTTCCGTGATCAACTTTTGCTATTTATGCTCCAAGTGTTGCGCAACCGCCAGAATGTCAAGTTGTTTCTTGGTTGTGACGGCCTGAAAATTCTCGTTGAGCTTCTCCCCATTGCCCACCTGCATGTTGATAGACCACAGATCCATTGCTCAACCAATGCTATTGAGTGCGGTGGGGAGTCCTCTGTTGACCTTCGCGATCAGGAGAAGGAGTGGTACTATATAAAAGATGGAGAAAAGCGGGATCCAGTGTCTTATGCGAAGTTGGAGCAGATGTACAAGGATGGCACAGTCAACAACAGTACAAAGGTATGGGCGCAAGGGTTGTCGGGATGGTTACCAATTAAAGACGTACATCAACTTCGCTGGGGTCTCGTGGCAAGTGGTAGTAACAAAATGCTTAATTTCACGGAAGTATCATGCGTTGTCCTTGATATTCTACAGTTACTCTGTACTCACTACCCGTCGAGAGATGAGAACGGAGCTGTAATGTATCCCATTCCTCAGGTGAAACGGTTCTTGTCAGGTCCACAGGTTCTTCCCCACGTTGTGCAACTTCTACTGACATTCGAGCCCACGATTTGTAGCCGTGTTCACACATTATTGTACAGCCTTATGGATGAAAACCCACACATGCCGCAATTCTTCCTTACTGGTGTATTCTTCTTTACTCTGATGTACACCGGTTCCGACGTAATTCCACTTTGTCGGTTGTTGCACCTCTCACACTGTAAGCAGTCCGTACACCAGCAAAGTGGAAACAACGATATCGTGCGGAGCAGTGTCCTAAGTGCCATGCTACCGCCCGCGCTCGTTTGCTTTTTAACAGCACATGGCCCAGAGCGCTTTGCTGATATCTGGTTGGGCGAGTACGAAACGCCGGAGGCGATTTGGAACAATAATATGCGGAGGTATCTTATGGAAAAGATTGCAGGTCATATTGCGGACTTCACACCGAGGCTCTTCAGCAATATACGTGCCATTTATCAGTATTGTCCGATTGTGGGCATAGTATATGAGCAACTTAAGCGCGAGCTTTTCTGTTCACAATATTATCTGCGACACTTGTGTGATGAACTACGCTACCCAAACTGGCCTATTGCCGATCCTATTTCACTATTGCGCGAAGTTCTCATTGCGTGGCAGTGTGAACtagaaaagaaaccaagTGGACTCAGTCGTGAAGGTTGTTTGGCAGAACTTGGTATTACGGAGGCGACGGGAGCCACGCAGCAGACGGTGCGCAAGGCATACTTTAAGCTCGCGGCAAAGTATCACCCTGACAAAAACCCAGACGGACGTGATAAATTCGAACGTATTCAGGTAGCATACGAGTTTCTCGCGTCAGACACGCTGGAGTCAAGCGAACCCGATCCAAATAACATTGACCTCCTTCTTCGAACCCAATCTATTCTGTATAAACGTCATGCTGAAACGCTGAGTCGCTACAAGTACGCTGGTTACAGTCTCCTGTTAAAACTTGTCAAGATGGAGTATGAGGACCCCAACATGCTACACAAAGACACCGTCCTCATGGTACCAGCAATGGAATTGTGTTATCACACCGTGCGTAATGTATCTCTTAACGCTGATGAGCTTCAGGAGGAAGGTGGAATAGCTTTACTTTCAGCAGTTATGCAGCGTTGCTCCGAGACACTCACACCAGCTGCGACCGACGACCTTACGCAAGTGAAGATACTGTGTAACACCATGCTCACGTTCTCCGTCGCTGCTAAGTTCCCTGAATCCCGTAGCCGCATTCATCTAGAACCTACGATCTGCCATTTTGCGGCCAAAGGCATCGCATACGATAAGGCGCTGGCACTTTCGCGCGCCTGCATTCAAACATGCCGTGAGTTGTGCGTGGACGACGTTTTGCAGGAGCGTGTTATACAACACGGTGCGATGTGGCATCTCTTACTTCTCCTTTTCCGTTACGATTCGACATTGGTTCAGAGCGGAATCGAGATGCAGGAGGAAAATCATACACAACTTTTCGCCAACCGTGCGGCAGTTTATGCGCTACAGGCTCTATATGCTATGGCCGGTATTGTGCCATCTGAGGATTATTTGAACACGCCTAGCAATGCCAAAGTGTTCACGGCGCTTAAGAGATTACTAACCCCATTTATAATCCAGAAGATGTCAAAACTTCCGGGTGCAGAGGAAGAGATTTTGAAGATGCTAAACACAAATCACGAAACGCCATACCTATTGTGGAACAACGAGACACGTGAGCAGTTGTTGGAGATTGTGGGTTCAAACTCTGAGAAGTGCTTTAACGGTGTCATGGTTACTCATGATCTACCTTTTAACATCGATGAGCGCTTCATATACAAACTCCATAAGGATGAGCTTATTGTGGGTGATTTGTTTGTGCGAATATATAATGAGCAATCCAACTACCCTATTGAGGAGCCTGCTGCCTTCTGTAGTGCTTTAATGGCGTACCTGCAGGCTCAGATTGGTAAGAACTCCTCTGATGGCGTGCTCATGGTAGTGGAGGCGGCGAAGAACTTGGTAGTTGCGTATCAAACCGCCGATGTGGCAACTGTTCTGGAGCGATATGTAGCTATTTTGTTAAAACTACTTTCGTACAAGGACACCGCCATCACAATCAAATCATCTGAGCTTCTGGAGAAGGTTACATTTCATCGTAACTGTCTTGAGGCTATGTGTAGGGTTGATACAGCTGTTACCGAAGTATTGTTGGCTATGGTTCGTGATGGTGTTGCAGTGGAGCGATGTTGTCTTGCATTCCTCAATGTGGCACTTCCGGAGTGCGCTTTTGTACAGCAAGCCTTTGATCGTGGCTTGTATGTATTGCTGCTTCGCATTATTGCAACGACAACGAACCCAGAATGTAGGAATGATGCCTGTTTGGCTCTCGTGAAAATAAGCACAAATAAATTGTGGGGACCAAAGGCGACACTGCACATATTAAAATTGCTCCCTTACGCTATACTTGATACCATGAAAGAGAACCCCGTTGCCGCCTGCCAGCTTCTCGACACCTACCAGGAAACTCCCGAGTTGGTGTGGACTAAAGAGCGCCGAGCTCGCTTTGTGGATAATTGCACCACATATCAGGAAGAGATTGCTGCATTGTTGCAGCGCTCCCCCAGCGCCACGTGGAGTTTGCCGGAGAGCATCATGGTTGAGAACATCGATGAGTTGCAGGTTGGCGGTGTGTACTTGAAGAGGTACTTGAGCCAGTCGGGGTGGGTGGTTCGGAAACCGAAGGAATTTCTTTCAGCCCTGTTGGGCCGTTTCGCAGAGGAATGTGGTCGCTCTGCAGGGGAACGTAATGCCGAAATCCTCACACTTGTTGCCGACTCAGCTCTCACACTGCTTCGAACAACTAGCTCGATGGTGGATCACATAGTTTCCCTTGGATATGCCCAAAAGTTGTTTACACTAATGGAATCGCCGGAAGACGTAGTATCAGAGAATGCGCTGAAGTTGGTACGTGAAGAATGTGGTTCCCCTGTTTGTGTAGAGAGTTTGGCGAACTTTGATCTTATCGCATCCCTCCTCGCATACCAGCGGTCCCACCCATCGCAGTTGCCGATTCTCATGGATATGTTGTGCCGTCTTTTTTCCCGTCCATCCTCTCGTGTTAACATTTTACGCCTCGCCCTTCAAAATCAACTTGTCCAACGGTTACTCGAATGGTTAGAGAATGGACTCACCCCTGAAGTGTGTGGAGATCAGGCTCCGGCGGCTGTACGGGCTCTTATCATTAAAGTCCTTAAGGCAATCGCAGATCTGAAGGATCCCATTCATGGTCAGCGCGTGGAGGAGATCCTCTCAGCAAGTCCTGTCTGGGCAAAATATAAAGAGCAAAGCCACGATCTCTTCCTTTCAGGGCCTCGTGTGGGTGGTTATTTGGAAAATACGCATCGTAACAACCATCAGCAACAGTTACTTTCGATTACACTTGCTTCAACAAGTGCCGTTGGAAATGATGACGAGCCACCACCGATATAA